The window TCCAGCGTGCACGCCGAGCCGCTCGCCACCCGGTACACCGCGCCCCGCACCGTCGCCCGCTCGACCTGGTTCGGCAGGGGCGTGCTGAAGCTCGCCCGGCCCGGCGAACCCTGGTCGGTCTGGCTGTTCTGGGACCACGGCTGGAGCTTTCGCAACTGGTACGTGAATCTGGAGGAACCGCGAACCCGCTGGGCCGGCGGCGTCGACTCCGAGGATCACTTTCTCGACATCGCCGTGCACCCCGACCGAAGCTGGCGCTGGCTGGACGAGGACGAATTCGCCCAGGCGCAGCGGGTCGGTCTGATGGACCGGGACACCGCGCGGCGGGTACGGGAGGCGGGCCGCGCGGCCGTCGGCGTGATCAACGCCTGGGGCACTCCGTTCCGGGACGGCTGGGAGAACTGGCGGCCCGATCCGCGGTGGCAAGTGCCCGCGCTGCCGGATGACTGGGACCGTACGCCCTCGCATATGCCGTCGTGAGACCCTTGATGCACCCCAGGGGGGCAAACGTAGGATCGTCCTCCGGAGGGCTGCTCCGCTCCAACCGGCGGGCGCGGCACTGGACCTGACCGCAAGTCATCGCACGAGTGCACGATCTTCATGAGCCGCATCAGTTGCATGAGTCGCAACAACCGGACGAACCACTACGAGGGGGTGGAGATGTGCACGCTGTCCGCCGCCGAAACGGCGGAAACGTTGTCAGCGGCACACCCCGCAGGCATACGGTTTCGGCCCCGCGGAGCTGGGCATGCGATGGCAGCCGTTGTCATCACCGCTCTCGCCGGGGCACAGTGGCGCCCCACAAGGTGATTGCCTCATACAACCGGCCCGGACGGACGGAACCCCACGCGTGACGGAGCATCCCACCTCCCACGAAGGCCGGCAGCCTCTCGCCGCCCGGTCGCAGGAACGCGCCCGGCCGCGGCAGCAGGACGCCGCGCCTGCAGCCACCCCTGCCACCGCAGCGATTCCCGGCCCTGCCGCGGCGTCGGGCCCGAAGCCGGCCACGCCCCCGGGCACCGGCTCGAATCCCACGGCGATTCCCGGCCCCGCAACGGCACCGACTCCCGCCGTCGCGCCGAGCGCCGCGGCGGCGGCGGGACCGGACCCGCAGACGGTGGCCCGCCGCGAAGGCGACCGGCTGCGCTTCGTGGGCGCCGCGACCCGCCGGATCGCCCGCGGCATAGATCTGGACGAGATCGTCCTCGGCCTGTGCCGGGCCAGCGTGCCGACGTTCTCCGACGCCATACTCGTCTACCTCCGCGATCCACTCCCGGTCGGCGACGAGCGCCCGGCCACCCCGTTCGTCCTGCGGCTGCGCCGGTCCGACCGGCTGCGTTTAAACGATGAGGAGACCGAGACCTCCCCGGAGACCGAGCGGCTGCGCGCGCCCGCCATCGACCCGCATGCCGACCTGACGCCCGCGGCCGAACTCTGCGAGGTGCAGGCGGGCGGTGCGCTCGCCGAGGTGCTGCGCGGCGTACGGCCCGTCTTCGGGGACTCCGCGGCGGCCCGCGTCGCCCTGCCCGAACTGCTCGGCGCCGGGCGCACCGTCCCCTCCGGCCACCGGGTGATACTCGCCCCGCTGCGCGGCCGCCGGCGGGTGATCGGTGCCGCCGTCTTCCTGCGCGGGACCGAGCGGCCGCCGTTCGAGGCCAACGACCTGCTGGTCGCCGCCCAGCTGGCCACGCACACCGCGCTCGGCATCGACAAGGCCGTGCTGTACGGACGCGAGGCGTACATCGCCGATGAGCTGCAGCGCACCATGCTGCCCGACTCGCTGCCGCAGCCCACCGGCGTCCGGCTCGCCTCCCGCTACCTCCCGGCCGCCGAGACGGCCCGGGTCGGCGGTGACTGGTACGACGCCATCCCGCTGCCCGGCAGCAGGGTCGCGCTGGTCGTCGGGGACGTCATGGGCCACTCCATGACCTCCGCGGCGATCATGGGCCAGCTGCGCACCACCGCGCAGACCCTCGCCGGGCTCGACCTGCCACCGCAGGAGGTGCTGCACCACCTGGACGAGCAGGCGCAGCGGCTCGGCAGCGACCGGATGGCCACCTGCCTGTACGCGGTGTACGACCCGGTCGCGCACCGGATCACCATCGCCAACGCCGGGCACCCGCCGCCCGTGCTGCTCCATCTGGGCGGCCGCGCCGAGGTGCTGCGGGTGCCGCCCGGCGCCCCGATCGGCGTCGGCGGGGTGGACTTCGAGGCCGTCGAGCTGGATGCGCCCGCGGGCGCCACGCTGCTGCTGTACACCGACGGTCTGGTGGAGTCCCGGCTGCGGGACGTCTGGACCGGTATCGAGCAGCTGCGTGAGCGGCTCGCCGCCACCGCCCAGCTCACCGGACCGGATCACTCGCCGCCGCTGGAGGCGCTCTGCGACGACGTGCTCGACATGCTCGGCCCGGGCGACCGGGACGACGACATCGCGCTGCTCGCCGCCCGGTTCGACGGGATCGCGCCGAGCGATGTCGCGTACTGGTTCCTGGAGCCGGAGGACTCCGCCCCCGGACGGGCCCGGCGGCTGGCCCGCAGGGCGCTCAGCAGGTGGGGCCTCGACGAGCTCTCGGACTCGGTGGAACTGCTGGTCAGCGAGGTGGTGACCAATGCGGTGCGGTACGCGGAGCGACCGGTGACGCTGCGGTTGCTGCGGACCGACATCCTGCGCTGCGAGGTCGGCGACGACGCCCCGCAGCTGCCCCGGCAGCGCCGGGCCCGCGACATGGACGAAGGCGGCCGCGGCCTCTTCCTGGTGAACCGGCTGGCCCGCCGGTGGGGTGCGACCCGGCTGTCGACCGGCAAGGTCGTCTGGTTCGAGATGCCTACCCGCGGCCAGCAATAGAACACGGAAGAAATAACCCAAGTCTGGACAAGGTCTACATGTTGCCGACCTCTCGTCGTCGGAGTTGACTCGGTCGTGCCCGGGCGCCGCCTGGACGACCTGACCGACACCCCGCACCGACGGGAGGACGCTCGTGACCGAGGAAACGAAGAACGCTCCTTACACCACGAACAATGCCGGGATCCCGGTGGAGAGCGACGAACATTCGCTCACCGTCGGATCCGACGGCCCGATCCTGCTCCAGGACCACTACCTCATCGAGAAGATGGCCCAGTTCAACCGTGAACGGGTCCCCGAGCGAGTGGTCCACGCCAAGGGCTCCGGTGCCTACGGCATTTTCAAGGTGACCAACGACGTCAGCCAGTTCACCAAGGCCGACCTCTTCCAACCGGGCAAGCAGACCGCCATGCTCGCCCGCTTCTCCACGGTCGCCGGCGAACAGGGCTCCCCCGACACCTGGCGCGACCCCCGCGGTTTCGCGCTGAAGTTCTACACCGAGCACGGCAACTACGACATGGTCGGCAACAACACGCCGATCTTCTTCGTACGGGACCCGATGAAGTTCCAGGACTTCATCCGCTCGCAGAAGCGCCGCCCGGACAGCGCGGTGCGCGACCACGACATGCAGTGGGACTTCTGGACCCTCTCTCCCGAGTCCGCCCACATGGTCACCTGGCTGATGGGCGACCGCGGCATCCCGAAGACGTACCGCAACATGAACGGCTACAGCTCGCACACCTATATGTGGGTGAACGCGGGCGGCGAGAGGTTCTGGGTCAAGTACCGCTTCAAGACCGACCAGGGCATCGACTTCTACCCTCAGGCCGAGGCCGACGAGATGGCCGGCATCGACGGCGACGTCCACCGCCGTGACCTCTTCGAGTCGATCAAGCGGGGTGACCACCCGAGCTGGACGCTGTACGTCCAGATCATGCCGTTCGACGACGCGCCGGACTACCGGTTCAATCCGTTCGACCTCACGAAGGTGTGGCCGCACGGCGACTACCCGGAGATCGAAGTCGGCCGGATGACGCTGAACGAGAATCCCGAGGACTTCTTCGTCCACATCGAGCAGGCGTCCTTCGAGCCGTCGAACCTGGTGCCCGGTATCGGTCCGTCGCCCGACAAGATGCTGCTCGGCAGGCTCTTCTCGTATCCGGACACCCACCGGTACCGGATCGGCCCGAACTACGCGCAGCTGCCGCCGAACCGCCCACGGTTCGGCCGGAACTCGTACGCGAAGGACGGCCCGATGCGGTACGAGCCGACGCGCACGGGGGCGGTCTACGCGCCGAACTCGTACGGCGGACCGGCCGCGGACACCGAACGCTTCGGCGACCCGGCGGGCTGGGCCACGGCGGGCGAGATGGTCCACGAGGCGTACAAGCTGCACCGCGAGGACGACGACTGGGGCCAGGCGGGCACGATGGTCCGCAAGGTGCTCGACGACGCGGCGCGCGACCGGCTCGTGTCGAACATTTCCGGCCATCTCCTGGACGGCGTGAGCCGCCCGGTCCTGGAGCGGGCGCTGCAGTACTGGCGCAACGTCGACAAGGACCTCGGCGACCGGATCGCCAAGGAGGTCAACGGCGGCTGACACCGTCCGTACGCGGAATCATGGGAGAGGGGCGGTGCCGGTCCGGCACCGCCCCTCTCCCGTGCGTTCACCGCTCTGTCATGCGTTCACTGATTGAGCGGGTTGTTGTGTCCGGGCCGCCCGGAGTTCGCTCCGCCGCCCGGCAGGACGGGGGACTCGCTCGGCAGGACGGGGGACTCGCTCGGCGGCTCGATGGGCGACTGACTGGCCGAATCGCTGGGCGTCTCGATCGGGCTCTGCGAAGGCGGGTCCGACGACTCGGACGGCGACGGGTCGGGGCTCTCCGACGTCGAGGGGCTCGTCGACGGGCTGGCCGGCACGGTGACCTCACCGCGCTCGACGTCCTGAAGATCGAACTGGGCACTGGAGCCGCCGCCCAGCGCGCCGAGGGTGTAGTCCGCCCAGATCTGCGCCGGGAAGCCGCCACCGTTGGCCCGGCCGGAGTTCGCGGTACCGGTCAGACTGACCTGGCCGCCGCCTTCCTTGGGGGATTCACCGAAGAGCGCCACGACTGTGGTGAGCTCCGGGGTGTAGCCCGCGAACAGGGCTGACTTGTTGTTCTCCGAGGTG is drawn from Streptomyces sp. NBC_01717 and contains these coding sequences:
- the fomD gene encoding cytidylyl-2-hydroxypropylphosphonate hydrolase, with translation MAGTGDNARAEVDRSDVACWAPGDHILWRYRGNGPRSPGGAHSPVHICRPVTVVQDTDELLAVWMAPGTECIRPVLADGSSVHAEPLATRYTAPRTVARSTWFGRGVLKLARPGEPWSVWLFWDHGWSFRNWYVNLEEPRTRWAGGVDSEDHFLDIAVHPDRSWRWLDEDEFAQAQRVGLMDRDTARRVREAGRAAVGVINAWGTPFRDGWENWRPDPRWQVPALPDDWDRTPSHMPS
- a CDS encoding ATP-binding SpoIIE family protein phosphatase, with amino-acid sequence MTEHPTSHEGRQPLAARSQERARPRQQDAAPAATPATAAIPGPAAASGPKPATPPGTGSNPTAIPGPATAPTPAVAPSAAAAAGPDPQTVARREGDRLRFVGAATRRIARGIDLDEIVLGLCRASVPTFSDAILVYLRDPLPVGDERPATPFVLRLRRSDRLRLNDEETETSPETERLRAPAIDPHADLTPAAELCEVQAGGALAEVLRGVRPVFGDSAAARVALPELLGAGRTVPSGHRVILAPLRGRRRVIGAAVFLRGTERPPFEANDLLVAAQLATHTALGIDKAVLYGREAYIADELQRTMLPDSLPQPTGVRLASRYLPAAETARVGGDWYDAIPLPGSRVALVVGDVMGHSMTSAAIMGQLRTTAQTLAGLDLPPQEVLHHLDEQAQRLGSDRMATCLYAVYDPVAHRITIANAGHPPPVLLHLGGRAEVLRVPPGAPIGVGGVDFEAVELDAPAGATLLLYTDGLVESRLRDVWTGIEQLRERLAATAQLTGPDHSPPLEALCDDVLDMLGPGDRDDDIALLAARFDGIAPSDVAYWFLEPEDSAPGRARRLARRALSRWGLDELSDSVELLVSEVVTNAVRYAERPVTLRLLRTDILRCEVGDDAPQLPRQRRARDMDEGGRGLFLVNRLARRWGATRLSTGKVVWFEMPTRGQQ
- a CDS encoding catalase; the encoded protein is MTEETKNAPYTTNNAGIPVESDEHSLTVGSDGPILLQDHYLIEKMAQFNRERVPERVVHAKGSGAYGIFKVTNDVSQFTKADLFQPGKQTAMLARFSTVAGEQGSPDTWRDPRGFALKFYTEHGNYDMVGNNTPIFFVRDPMKFQDFIRSQKRRPDSAVRDHDMQWDFWTLSPESAHMVTWLMGDRGIPKTYRNMNGYSSHTYMWVNAGGERFWVKYRFKTDQGIDFYPQAEADEMAGIDGDVHRRDLFESIKRGDHPSWTLYVQIMPFDDAPDYRFNPFDLTKVWPHGDYPEIEVGRMTLNENPEDFFVHIEQASFEPSNLVPGIGPSPDKMLLGRLFSYPDTHRYRIGPNYAQLPPNRPRFGRNSYAKDGPMRYEPTRTGAVYAPNSYGGPAADTERFGDPAGWATAGEMVHEAYKLHREDDDWGQAGTMVRKVLDDAARDRLVSNISGHLLDGVSRPVLERALQYWRNVDKDLGDRIAKEVNGG